In Pirellula sp. SH-Sr6A, the DNA window GGCGAGGCAGGTTCGCGGACATTATCAGAAAGCGCGATTCTCCCTTCTCAAGGGACTCACTCGGTTTTTTCAAACACAAGGAAGTAATTCTCTTTGAGGATTTTTGAGTGATCGCCGACTTTCTTGAATCCACAGGAGAGGATTTCCTTTTCAAAAACCTCTTGCCCCGCGCGCACGTGGCTCAACGTCCATTCACTGCTCTCCCCTTCGATTCGAATAAAGTCGATCACATATAGCCTGGCCCCCGGCTTCATGGCCCGGCGAATCGATGCCATCGTTTTGAGGGGAAACTCAAAATGGTGATACGTATCACAGATGTATACGGCGTCGACCGAGTTTTCGGGCAATTTGGTGTCGTCGGCAGTGCAAAGAATTCCAACCACCTGATTGAGCTTCTTTTCTTTGCAGGTAGCGGCAATGTGATCCAAAAAATTCTGCGAGATATCGACGGCAATCACATTCCCAATCTCACCGACAGCTTTGGCGAACAGCTGCGTAAACAATCCGGTGCCGGCCCCTACGTCTGCAATGGTGGAACCCGGCGCCAGCTTCAACGCTTGGACAATTTCCTTCCGCTTCGCGTAGACCTCGCGACTCTCGACCTCGAAGCGTTCGACGAAATCGTCCACTTTGGGGTCCCGAAAACTGTCATTGATACCCGGCTTCACACTCTTGTCTTGAGCGTCCACCGACACAGACGAAAAGGTGAGCAGTAGTAAAATCCCCCATGCGTATCGCATCATTCCTCACCCTTCGATGTTTCTCGATGTCATCCATTGCGACCCAATCC includes these proteins:
- a CDS encoding class I SAM-dependent methyltransferase; amino-acid sequence: MMRYAWGILLLLTFSSVSVDAQDKSVKPGINDSFRDPKVDDFVERFEVESREVYAKRKEIVQALKLAPGSTIADVGAGTGLFTQLFAKAVGEIGNVIAVDISQNFLDHIAATCKEKKLNQVVGILCTADDTKLPENSVDAVYICDTYHHFEFPLKTMASIRRAMKPGARLYVIDFIRIEGESSEWTLSHVRAGQEVFEKEILSCGFKKVGDHSKILKENYFLVFEKTE